Proteins from a genomic interval of Treponema brennaborense DSM 12168:
- a CDS encoding Gx transporter family protein: MSERILRQSDERTVPFFAALCLFLSAIEYAIPKPLPFLRLGLANLPILLALPKLRFRSVCVLVLLKTVGQGFISGTLFSYVFLFSAAGSAASAFGMSLVYYALIFRRTRPYAGFVGISLCGALCSNAAQILLARFVLFGEGVRYVAPVLLCTGAVTGLLLGLFAEKFTAVSNWYGSVPAERSRA, encoded by the coding sequence ATGAGTGAACGTATTTTGCGGCAATCGGACGAGCGGACGGTACCTTTCTTTGCCGCTCTGTGTCTGTTTTTGTCGGCGATCGAATATGCAATTCCCAAGCCGCTGCCGTTTCTGCGGTTGGGGCTTGCGAATTTGCCGATCCTGCTTGCGCTTCCCAAATTGCGTTTCCGCAGCGTGTGTGTTCTGGTGCTGCTCAAAACGGTGGGGCAGGGGTTCATTTCCGGTACGTTGTTTTCTTACGTTTTCCTGTTTTCCGCTGCGGGTTCCGCCGCGTCGGCATTCGGAATGTCGCTGGTCTATTACGCGCTCATTTTCAGGCGGACGCGTCCGTACGCGGGGTTCGTCGGCATCAGTCTGTGCGGTGCACTGTGCAGCAACGCCGCGCAAATTCTGCTGGCGCGGTTCGTGCTGTTCGGCGAGGGGGTGCGGTACGTTGCGCCGGTGCTGTTGTGTACGGGTGCCGTAACGGGTTTGCTGCTCGGCCTGTTCGCCGAAAAGTTTACCGCCGTTTCAAACTGGTACGGGTCGGTTCCGGCCGAAAGGAGCCGAGCGTGA
- a CDS encoding substrate-binding domain-containing protein: protein MGVMKALDERHIAVPQDISIIGFDNIETVAYVKPALTTVDVPKLELGRLAVKVLLDRLETERTYSIQVFLPFKIIERESCRKF from the coding sequence CTGGGCGTTATGAAAGCACTCGACGAACGGCACATAGCCGTGCCGCAGGATATTTCGATTATTGGATTCGACAATATCGAAACGGTTGCGTATGTAAAACCCGCGCTGACGACGGTCGACGTGCCTAAATTGGAGTTGGGGCGGCTGGCGGTAAAAGTGCTGCTGGACAGATTGGAAACGGAGCGGACGTATTCCATACAGGTGTTCCTTCCGTTTAAAATCATAGAACGGGAAAGCTGCCGGAAGTTTTAA
- a CDS encoding sulfite exporter TauE/SafE family protein, which translates to MVYSTIIYTLLALGATTLGAISGMGGGVIMKTVMDLLGQYSAADIGLLSCITVFFMSIVSLLKSTRGTGTQNVSAAGAVLLGTGAVTGGFIGQFLFEKLCTAVNDNGLVTVVQNAVLLVIICVVFVYMLNSEKVKNLSFRHWSIYAATGIFLGCMSSFLGIGGGPINVAALMFLFAFPIKTATFVSIVIILFAQISKLATVAFSTGFSVYDLRLAPFMICAAIAGGFLGTWIKNKVRSKTVTRLFNAVQVLITIICVLNIVKSV; encoded by the coding sequence ATGGTATATTCTACCATTATATACACGCTTTTGGCGTTAGGCGCTACGACGCTCGGAGCCATCAGCGGCATGGGCGGCGGAGTAATCATGAAGACGGTCATGGATTTGCTGGGGCAATATTCGGCGGCCGATATCGGACTGCTCAGCTGCATAACCGTCTTTTTCATGTCGATTGTATCGTTGCTGAAAAGCACGCGCGGTACGGGTACGCAGAACGTTTCCGCTGCCGGTGCCGTTTTGCTGGGAACCGGCGCCGTTACCGGCGGTTTTATCGGACAGTTTCTGTTTGAAAAATTATGCACGGCCGTGAACGACAACGGACTCGTTACCGTCGTGCAAAACGCCGTGTTGCTCGTAATCATTTGCGTCGTTTTCGTGTATATGCTTAATTCGGAAAAAGTAAAAAACCTTTCGTTCCGGCATTGGAGTATCTACGCCGCGACCGGTATCTTTTTGGGGTGCATGTCTTCTTTTTTGGGGATAGGCGGCGGACCGATCAACGTTGCCGCGCTGATGTTTCTGTTTGCGTTTCCCATCAAAACGGCGACGTTCGTCAGCATCGTCATTATCCTTTTCGCGCAAATTTCAAAACTCGCGACCGTCGCGTTCTCAACGGGATTTTCCGTATACGATTTGCGTCTGGCGCCTTTTATGATTTGCGCGGCGATTGCCGGCGGATTTTTAGGCACCTGGATAAAAAATAAAGTGCGCAGCAAAACGGTAACCCGGCTGTTCAACGCGGTGCAGGTTTTAATAACGATAATCTGCGTGCTGAATATCGTCAAATCCGTATAA
- the nagA gene encoding N-acetylglucosamine-6-phosphate deacetylase, whose protein sequence is MKHTRNSLILLNGNVYTGGSFHKTDVMIQDGKFCRIGSVSAAETKSGCPLLDAAGKRVIPGFFDQHTHGGMFVDFNHVQTADLDTVCRYFASCGVSCFFPTVMTDAVETMKEKLDILSDPLVTETYPKIRGIHLEGPFLSPLYKGAMPEKLLQPCDFALFRELQDAARGRIKLITISPELPHAAELIEQLTCCGVRVSLGHSGASYEQATAAIKAGAASATHIMNAMKLLHMHDPAILSAVLESDIFAEMICDGLHLHPPIVRLLLKIKGLDKMIGITDSIMAAGCPDGNYELGVNAITVKDGDATLTETGVRAGSTLTMNAALKNVLRFTGLPAETVLPLFTANPAKLNGMYDLTGSIDVGKYADFAVLDERDTCVCTYAKGIGLYNAL, encoded by the coding sequence ATGAAACACACGCGCAATTCGCTGATTCTTTTGAACGGAAACGTCTATACCGGCGGTTCTTTTCACAAAACGGACGTGATGATTCAAGACGGCAAATTCTGCCGCATCGGTTCCGTTTCCGCCGCTGAAACGAAAAGCGGTTGCCCGCTGCTGGACGCTGCCGGAAAACGGGTGATTCCCGGATTTTTCGATCAGCACACGCACGGCGGAATGTTCGTCGATTTTAACCACGTGCAGACTGCCGATCTGGACACCGTGTGCCGCTACTTTGCTTCGTGCGGCGTTTCCTGTTTTTTCCCCACCGTCATGACGGATGCCGTTGAAACGATGAAAGAAAAACTCGATATCCTTTCCGATCCGCTCGTAACTGAAACCTATCCGAAGATTCGCGGAATCCATCTTGAAGGGCCGTTTTTGAGTCCGCTCTATAAAGGAGCGATGCCCGAAAAACTTTTGCAGCCGTGCGATTTCGCCCTGTTTCGGGAACTGCAGGATGCTGCGCGGGGGCGGATAAAACTGATAACGATTTCTCCCGAACTGCCGCACGCCGCCGAACTGATCGAACAGCTTACGTGCTGCGGCGTCAGGGTTTCTTTGGGGCATTCCGGCGCTTCATACGAACAGGCGACGGCCGCAATCAAGGCGGGAGCCGCGAGCGCGACTCACATAATGAACGCGATGAAGCTGCTGCACATGCACGATCCGGCAATCCTGAGCGCCGTGCTCGAATCGGATATCTTTGCCGAAATGATTTGCGATGGGCTGCATTTGCATCCGCCGATCGTCCGGCTGCTGCTGAAAATAAAGGGTCTCGATAAAATGATCGGCATTACCGACAGCATTATGGCCGCCGGCTGCCCGGACGGCAATTACGAACTCGGCGTCAATGCGATTACCGTAAAAGACGGCGACGCCACGCTTACCGAAACCGGCGTGCGTGCGGGCAGCACTTTGACGATGAACGCCGCGCTGAAAAACGTGCTGCGGTTTACGGGGCTGCCCGCGGAAACCGTGCTTCCGCTGTTCACTGCGAATCCGGCCAAATTGAACGGTATGTATGATCTGACCGGCTCGATCGACGTAGGTAAATACGCCGATTTTGCGGTGCTGGACGAACGCGATACGTGCGTGTGTACGTATGCGAAAGGAATCGGACTTTACAATGCATTGTAG
- a CDS encoding cyclic-di-AMP receptor, protein MKMILAIIQEKDEIETVDELNRNRFYVTKLATTGGFLKEKNVTLMVGVEDGELDQAIACIKATARTRRTISYTMPFNAIGMINPALTPLVSQPVTVGGCTIFVLPVEQFIKD, encoded by the coding sequence ATGAAAATGATCCTTGCGATTATACAGGAAAAAGATGAAATCGAAACGGTCGACGAACTCAATCGGAATCGATTTTACGTAACGAAACTCGCCACTACCGGCGGTTTTCTGAAAGAAAAAAACGTTACGCTGATGGTCGGTGTGGAAGACGGTGAATTGGATCAGGCGATCGCCTGTATAAAAGCGACTGCTCGTACGCGGCGCACGATATCGTATACAATGCCGTTCAACGCAATCGGTATGATAAATCCCGCGCTGACTCCGCTCGTGTCGCAGCCGGTTACCGTGGGCGGCTGTACGATATTCGTGCTGCCGGTGGAGCAGTTCATAAAAGATTAA
- a CDS encoding diphosphate--fructose-6-phosphate 1-phosphotransferase has protein sequence MKKNMLIVHGGAPTAVINASLYGAIKQAKKSGMVNHIWGARGGSHAVLTGDFIDLGNLPEETVELLPITPASFIGSSRYQVTESDYERMVDVLVEKDIQWLLFTGGNGSMDTCGKIAKCVAKKAPGKGICVTGIPKTIDNDIAVTDHAPGFGSAARYVAATVRDICADVASLPIHVCVVETMGRNAGWLTAAAALAGGSRKTGPHLIYVPEIAFDEEAFLDNAKTLYDAYGGVVVVASEGLRDKTGKPIVDPIFQVGRSVYYGDVSAHLCNLVIRKLGIKARSEKPGLIGRCAAAYQSSVDRAEAIEAGTRAVQAALAGKTAVMVGFKRVSTRPYRCETVLIPVEEVMLHERTLPAEFLTAGTATGTAIATGTAGSATGIATATAGGTIPSEAFVNWCEPLIGDELPPFAR, from the coding sequence GTGAAAAAAAACATGCTGATCGTCCACGGCGGTGCTCCCACCGCAGTCATCAATGCTTCTTTATACGGCGCGATAAAACAGGCGAAGAAATCCGGGATGGTGAATCATATCTGGGGGGCGAGAGGCGGTTCCCACGCCGTTTTGACGGGAGATTTTATCGATTTGGGAAACCTTCCGGAAGAAACGGTCGAATTGCTTCCCATAACGCCCGCTTCGTTTATAGGCAGTTCGCGCTATCAGGTTACGGAGTCCGATTACGAACGGATGGTGGACGTTCTTGTCGAAAAAGATATACAATGGCTTCTCTTTACCGGCGGAAACGGCTCTATGGATACGTGCGGTAAAATAGCGAAATGCGTTGCAAAAAAAGCTCCCGGAAAGGGAATCTGCGTTACCGGTATTCCGAAAACGATAGACAACGATATTGCGGTTACCGATCACGCGCCGGGGTTCGGCAGCGCGGCGCGCTACGTGGCTGCAACCGTTCGTGATATCTGTGCAGACGTCGCGTCGCTGCCGATTCACGTGTGCGTCGTGGAAACTATGGGGCGGAACGCCGGATGGCTGACCGCAGCCGCCGCTTTGGCCGGCGGTTCCCGAAAAACCGGTCCGCATCTGATATACGTACCGGAAATCGCTTTCGACGAAGAAGCTTTTTTGGATAACGCCAAAACGCTGTACGATGCGTACGGCGGCGTGGTCGTCGTTGCCAGTGAAGGCTTGCGGGATAAGACGGGGAAACCCATCGTAGACCCCATTTTTCAAGTCGGCCGCTCCGTGTATTACGGAGACGTGTCCGCGCATTTGTGTAATCTGGTGATACGGAAACTGGGAATCAAGGCGCGCAGTGAAAAGCCGGGCCTGATCGGGCGCTGTGCGGCGGCCTACCAATCTTCGGTTGACCGCGCGGAGGCTATAGAAGCCGGTACTCGCGCCGTTCAGGCCGCGCTCGCCGGAAAAACCGCCGTGATGGTGGGCTTTAAGCGCGTATCGACGCGGCCGTATCGATGTGAAACCGTTCTGATCCCCGTTGAAGAAGTAATGCTTCACGAGCGCACGCTTCCTGCGGAGTTTTTAACCGCCGGAACCGCAACCGGGACCGCGATTGCAACCGGGACCGCCGGATCCGCCACCGGAATCGCAACTGCAACCGCCGGAGGCACGATTCCGTCGGAAGCGTTCGTCAACTGGTGTGAACCGCTCATCGGCGACGAACTGCCGCCGTTCGCCCGATAA
- a CDS encoding cation:proton antiporter, giving the protein MNIFAEFLPEFMHFSKLESANLILLFGLIMFLGALGGRLFQKLKIPQVVGYIVIGIVIGQSGFQILSSNVITALEPVSSIALTLIGFLIGGELKSSVIKKYGKQFVGILLFESIVPFFVVSIVVTGVSYLVTKDLGTSIAFGLLLGSIASATAPAATTDVLKENRTRGPLTVTVLGIVAMDDAVALILYAITSSIAASLLGGQGGNVGAQLLGVLYDVGGSIAIGSLVGFLLGKFVHNVMTDEGRILSFSLGALLLTTGICQFLDLDNILAAMSIGFFMVNFAPVKIRPTFSMVEKFTPPIYVLFFVLVGAKLNIWNVTAFVGVLALVYIVCRTVGKSVGARFGAWLTKAPPTVGKYLPFCLLSQAGVAIGLSIAAGQDFAATIGPTIMLIVTATTFVVQLIGPVCVKHGVQKAGECGLDINEEDLMKQTSVADVTWSGQSICSAESPAIVSETTTLNHIIDSFSRNGNLNYAVKDADGKLIGVITIEHLKECLLISELSESLVAFDVMEPVKVTCTGETPVPDIYRQFTEHDTEMIPIVAAGGKADGVAEKYAIDHYLHTKIIELHKKVEALG; this is encoded by the coding sequence GTGAATATTTTTGCCGAGTTTTTACCCGAGTTCATGCACTTTTCAAAGCTGGAAAGTGCGAATCTGATTCTGCTTTTCGGATTAATCATGTTTTTAGGCGCACTCGGAGGGCGTCTGTTCCAAAAATTGAAAATCCCGCAAGTCGTCGGCTATATCGTGATCGGTATAGTGATAGGTCAATCAGGATTTCAAATTCTGAGTTCAAACGTGATCACGGCGTTGGAACCGGTAAGCAGCATCGCACTGACGCTCATCGGATTTCTGATCGGCGGAGAACTGAAATCCTCCGTCATAAAAAAATACGGCAAGCAGTTCGTCGGAATTCTGCTGTTCGAGTCGATCGTGCCGTTCTTCGTCGTGTCGATCGTCGTTACCGGCGTGTCGTATCTGGTTACGAAAGATTTAGGCACTTCGATTGCTTTCGGTTTGCTGCTCGGTTCGATTGCGTCGGCGACGGCTCCGGCGGCAACGACGGACGTGCTGAAAGAAAACCGGACGCGCGGACCGCTGACCGTTACCGTTTTGGGCATAGTCGCCATGGACGACGCGGTGGCGCTGATTCTGTACGCGATCACATCGTCCATAGCGGCGTCGCTGCTCGGCGGACAAGGCGGCAACGTCGGAGCACAACTGCTCGGCGTATTGTACGACGTGGGCGGTTCGATCGCGATAGGTTCGCTCGTGGGATTTCTGCTCGGAAAATTCGTTCACAACGTCATGACCGACGAAGGGCGCATTTTGTCGTTTTCACTCGGTGCGCTGCTTTTAACGACCGGAATCTGCCAGTTTCTTGACTTGGACAACATTCTCGCCGCCATGTCGATCGGATTTTTTATGGTCAACTTTGCACCGGTAAAAATACGGCCGACGTTTTCCATGGTGGAAAAATTCACGCCGCCCATTTACGTTTTGTTTTTCGTACTGGTCGGCGCCAAACTTAACATTTGGAACGTTACCGCGTTCGTCGGCGTGCTCGCACTGGTGTATATCGTCTGCCGTACCGTCGGTAAATCGGTCGGCGCACGGTTCGGCGCCTGGCTTACGAAAGCGCCGCCGACCGTCGGAAAATATCTGCCGTTCTGTCTGCTCAGTCAGGCGGGCGTCGCCATCGGCCTTTCGATCGCGGCAGGGCAGGACTTCGCCGCGACTATCGGACCGACGATCATGCTCATCGTTACCGCGACGACGTTCGTCGTGCAGCTGATCGGGCCGGTCTGCGTAAAACACGGTGTGCAAAAAGCGGGTGAATGCGGACTCGACATAAACGAAGAAGATCTGATGAAGCAGACGAGCGTCGCGGACGTTACCTGGAGCGGTCAGTCCATCTGTTCGGCCGAATCGCCCGCAATCGTTTCGGAGACGACGACGCTGAACCATATCATCGATTCGTTCAGCCGGAACGGAAATCTGAATTACGCCGTAAAGGACGCCGACGGGAAACTGATCGGCGTCATCACGATTGAACATTTGAAAGAATGTCTGCTCATAAGCGAATTATCGGAAAGTCTCGTTGCGTTCGACGTTATGGAGCCGGTAAAGGTTACCTGTACCGGTGAAACGCCCGTTCCCGATATCTACCGGCAGTTTACCGAACACGACACGGAAATGATTCCCATAGTTGCAGCCGGCGGAAAAGCCGACGGTGTTGCCGAAAAATATGCGATCGATCATTATCTGCATACAAAAATAATCGAACTGCACAAAAAAGTCGAAGCGTTGGGATAA